Proteins from one Leptonema illini DSM 21528 genomic window:
- the sucC gene encoding ADP-forming succinate--CoA ligase subunit beta, with product MKLHEYQAKEILRRYGVKVSDGRVVEKASDIGAAYDALGGGFIVVKSQIHAGGRGKGTLYDGPNPSTAKKVQEGGVKLARTKEEAIQYGTAMLGNYLHTIQTGGEAKQVLKIWLEQGTDIEKELYLSILHDRALNKPIVMASSEGGMDIEEVAAHQPEKIVKIAIEPAIGMQAWQAREILFKLGVPAETLKQGTKFLLALWDVYEKEDASMLEINPLVLTKSGELHALDCKYAYDDNALYRHPETETLRDLTEEDPLEVKASEFNLNYVRLDGNVGCMVNGAGLAMATMDLIKHAGAEPANFLDVGGGANPTTVANGFRIILGDPNVKAIFVNIFGGIVQCDRVANGIVQAAKEVQINLPLIVRLKGTNADIAAKILADSGLPIIVAAELSDAAEKVAGAVKGK from the coding sequence ATGAAACTTCACGAGTACCAGGCGAAAGAGATTCTTCGACGCTACGGCGTCAAGGTATCCGACGGCAGGGTCGTTGAGAAGGCATCCGATATCGGTGCCGCTTACGACGCCCTGGGCGGCGGCTTTATCGTCGTTAAAAGTCAGATCCACGCAGGTGGACGCGGTAAAGGAACGCTGTACGACGGACCGAATCCGTCTACGGCAAAAAAAGTGCAGGAAGGCGGCGTTAAGCTGGCCCGCACAAAAGAAGAGGCCATCCAGTATGGAACGGCCATGCTCGGTAACTATCTGCACACCATTCAGACCGGCGGCGAAGCCAAGCAGGTTCTGAAGATCTGGCTGGAGCAGGGCACCGACATCGAAAAAGAACTCTATCTTTCCATTCTGCATGACCGTGCGCTGAACAAGCCCATCGTCATGGCTTCGAGCGAAGGCGGTATGGACATCGAAGAGGTCGCCGCTCACCAGCCCGAGAAGATCGTGAAGATCGCCATCGAGCCGGCCATCGGTATGCAGGCATGGCAGGCGCGCGAGATTCTCTTCAAGCTGGGCGTTCCGGCTGAAACGCTGAAGCAGGGAACGAAGTTCCTTCTCGCTCTGTGGGACGTTTACGAGAAAGAAGATGCTTCGATGCTTGAGATCAACCCGCTTGTTCTCACGAAATCGGGCGAACTGCATGCTCTGGACTGCAAGTATGCGTATGATGATAACGCCCTCTATCGTCATCCCGAAACCGAAACGCTGCGCGATCTGACTGAAGAAGATCCGCTTGAAGTCAAGGCGTCGGAATTCAACCTGAACTATGTGCGTCTGGACGGCAACGTCGGATGTATGGTAAACGGCGCCGGCCTTGCCATGGCAACGATGGACCTTATCAAGCATGCAGGCGCCGAGCCGGCTAACTTCCTCGACGTGGGCGGTGGAGCGAATCCGACGACCGTCGCAAACGGCTTCCGTATCATTCTCGGTGATCCGAACGTGAAGGCGATTTTCGTTAACATCTTCGGTGGCATCGTTCAGTGCGACCGTGTCGCTAACGGTATCGTTCAGGCGGCGAAAGAGGTGCAGATCAACCTGCCTCTCATCGTTCGACTGAAAGGAACGAACGCCGACATCGCAGCGAAGATTCTCGCCGATTCAGGCCTTCCCATCATCGTAGCCGCCGAACTCAGCGACGCCGCCGAAAAGGTAGCGGGCGCCGTTAAAGGCAAGTGA
- a CDS encoding CCA tRNA nucleotidyltransferase, with the protein MKHKIDLSILKLLEKPVPSHVVELHRTLTSHGFQCHLVGGCVRDLLLGRKVQDVDITTDARPEDVVRIFRRTVPTGLQHGTVTVLFDSHPYEVTTYRTESEYTDARRPDRIEYASTLEEDLSRRDFTINALALNPATGELIDEFDGQADLERRIIRTIGRPEDRFFEDGLRPVRACRFRATLGFRIEKETHDAMLREDVRSRMKGVAIERFSDELWKGLKASHPSPMFEAMQEADLLSIFVPCATSQPVSFLESLNAFADPVFRMALWLDRASSEPERCAKHLRLSGAVIKRIVLYGALFRLLESFDGDSIVALEDAQKAALEKSRWRRLLGRFKKELRGEGDPAPALFLEAASAFINETAVTLPHFSGNPIDVDADRPARPQSGGIVAERLTAHYDWMMRSLATEPLLITDLAINGNDLQQLGFRGAELGALLQLLLDRIHIDPSLNTKEWLLEEVERQRKS; encoded by the coding sequence ATGAAACATAAGATCGACCTCTCCATCCTGAAGCTTCTTGAGAAGCCGGTGCCCTCTCATGTCGTCGAGTTGCATCGTACGCTTACCTCGCACGGCTTCCAGTGCCATCTTGTAGGCGGATGCGTGCGCGATCTTCTGCTCGGTCGTAAGGTGCAGGATGTCGACATCACCACCGACGCCCGCCCTGAAGACGTCGTGCGCATCTTCCGTCGCACCGTGCCCACCGGTCTGCAGCATGGAACGGTGACCGTGCTGTTTGACAGTCATCCCTATGAGGTGACGACCTATCGCACCGAGTCGGAGTACACCGATGCCAGGCGCCCCGATCGCATCGAATATGCGTCCACGCTTGAAGAGGATCTCAGCCGACGGGACTTTACGATCAACGCCCTTGCTCTGAATCCGGCGACGGGCGAGCTCATCGACGAGTTCGACGGCCAGGCCGATCTCGAACGCCGCATCATCCGCACGATCGGCCGCCCCGAAGATCGCTTCTTTGAAGACGGATTGCGTCCCGTACGCGCCTGTCGCTTTCGCGCCACACTGGGCTTTCGTATCGAAAAAGAAACGCACGATGCGATGCTGCGAGAGGACGTGCGCTCGCGCATGAAAGGCGTCGCCATCGAGCGCTTCTCGGATGAGCTCTGGAAAGGCCTCAAGGCTTCGCATCCTTCGCCTATGTTTGAGGCCATGCAGGAGGCCGATCTGCTTTCGATCTTTGTTCCCTGTGCCACATCTCAACCCGTATCGTTTCTCGAATCGCTCAATGCCTTTGCCGATCCCGTATTCCGCATGGCGCTCTGGCTGGATCGAGCGTCGAGCGAACCGGAACGTTGTGCGAAGCATCTTCGCCTCTCGGGGGCCGTCATCAAGCGCATCGTTCTCTACGGAGCTCTCTTTCGTCTCCTGGAATCGTTTGACGGCGATTCTATCGTCGCTCTTGAAGATGCGCAAAAAGCCGCTCTCGAAAAGAGCCGCTGGCGCAGATTGCTCGGTCGATTCAAGAAAGAGCTTCGCGGCGAAGGCGATCCGGCGCCGGCTCTCTTTCTTGAGGCCGCCTCTGCCTTTATCAACGAGACGGCGGTGACGCTGCCACATTTCTCGGGTAACCCCATTGACGTCGATGCCGATCGTCCGGCACGGCCGCAGAGCGGAGGAATCGTCGCCGAAAGACTGACGGCGCATTACGACTGGATGATGCGTTCGTTAGCCACCGAACCGTTACTTATCACCGATCTTGCGATCAACGGAAACGATCTGCAGCAGCTCGGCTTTCGCGGCGCCGAGCTGGGCGCCCTGCTTCAGCTGCTGCTGGATCGCATCCACATAGACCCTTCGCTCAATACGAAGGAGTGGCTTCTTGAAGAGGTTGAACGTCAGCGAAAGTCGTAG